CGGCCAGCCTGGGCTGGCAGGGCGGGATCGCGGCCCGGTTCGAGGGCGCGGGCTGGTCGGCCGTCACGGTGGACGGCCGGGACCACGAGGCGCTGTACCGGGCGTTCACCACGCCGCACGAGGGCCGGCCGCACGTCGTGGTCGCCCAGGTCGAGTCCAAGTACTGAAGAGGGGGAGTCACCACATCATGGACACCATGCGTGAGCGTTTCGCGACCGTCAGCACCGAACTGCTGGACCAGGACCCGAGGTTGGCCGTCGTGCTGGCCGACATCGGGACCGACGCCTTCCGGGCCGCCCGGACCGAGCACCCCGACCGGGTGATCAACGTCGGGATCCGCGAGCAGCTGCTGATCGGCGTGGCCGGCGGCCTGGCGCTGGCCGGGCTGCGGCCGATCGCCCACACCTTCGCCAGCTTCCTGGTGGAACGCCCCTTCGAGCAGGTCAAGTTGGACCTCGGCCACCAGGGCGTCGGCGCGGTGCTGGTCAGCGCGGCCGGTTCGTACGACTGGCCGGCCGGTGGCCGTACCCACATGGCGCCCGGGGACGTGGCGCTGCTGGACACCCTGCCCGGCTGGACGGTGCACGTGCCCGGGCACCCGGACGAGGCCGAGCGGCTGCTGCGGCACGCGGTCGCGGACGGCGACGAGAAGGCGTACGTCCGGCTGTCGGCGCATCAGAACGCGAACGCTCAGCCGGTCGCGCCGGGAAGGTTCCTGACGATCCGTCAGGGTGGGCGCGGCGTGGTGCTCGCGGTCGGCCCGATGCTCGACGCCGTGCTGGCGGCCACCGAGGGGCTGGACGTGACGGTGCAGTACGCGGCCACGGTCCGCCCGTTCGACCGCGACGGTCTGCGGGTGGCCGTCGGGGACGGCCCGGCGAGCGTGGTGCTGGTCGAGCCCTACCTCGCGGGCACCTCGGTCGGCGAGGTCAACGAGGCGCTGAACGACCTGCCGCACCGGGTGCTCGGCCTCGGCGTCCCGAAGGAGGAGCACCGGCAGTACGGCTCCATCGCCGAGCACCTGACCGCCTACGGCCTGGACGCGGCCGGGCTGCGGGAGCGGATCGCCTCGTACCTGTGGTGAGGCCCGGGCGGGGGCCGGCGGGACCGGTGGGCCTCCACGCGGAGGGTGCCACCGGGCCCAGGGGGCAGCCGAGAAGGCTTACGGCACTCCGAGGATGCCCTCGATCGCTTCCTGCACCTGGGTGGCGATCCGGGTGAGCTGCCGGGACTCTTCCTCGCTCTCGGCGGCCCTTTCCGTCTGCCACTCCATGAACAGCGGGGCGAACCAGATGAGCTGCACAAGTCGGGAGTCGATCATCTCCCCGGGCTCCGGAATTCGCGAGAGCAGCGACACGTAGGCCTCGCCCGCAGCCGGATCGAATTGGCCGGATCGGAGTTTCCCGAGAAAACCCGTCTCGTCGTCCCAAGCTGCGTCCAACAGCTCCAACAGTTCTTCCATCAGTCAAGCTCCCGGCCAGTGTCCGACAATTGCATCCGCTGGAATGTGCTGCCAGGCTAGCACTTCGGAGTCCTTGCGGGCGTAGGCGCTGTGTCGCCTGCTGGATGGGAAGGGGCCATCAGAAATGTCCACATATCGATAGGGCA
This genomic interval from Kitasatospora gansuensis contains the following:
- a CDS encoding transketolase family protein: MDTMRERFATVSTELLDQDPRLAVVLADIGTDAFRAARTEHPDRVINVGIREQLLIGVAGGLALAGLRPIAHTFASFLVERPFEQVKLDLGHQGVGAVLVSAAGSYDWPAGGRTHMAPGDVALLDTLPGWTVHVPGHPDEAERLLRHAVADGDEKAYVRLSAHQNANAQPVAPGRFLTIRQGGRGVVLAVGPMLDAVLAATEGLDVTVQYAATVRPFDRDGLRVAVGDGPASVVLVEPYLAGTSVGEVNEALNDLPHRVLGLGVPKEEHRQYGSIAEHLTAYGLDAAGLRERIASYLW